A genomic segment from Lutzomyia longipalpis isolate SR_M1_2022 chromosome 3, ASM2433408v1 encodes:
- the LOC129794184 gene encoding death-associated protein 1, translated as MADEENQKVAGHKPAVKVGGMRVVQHKNPTGEKTSGDSPEDTTGLAPAPTIPNSQIVSGAHTRGHSEFSPEAAQVAHSPKPPNPVSIKPQMNIQQPRK; from the exons ATGGCTGATGAGGAAAATCAGAAGGTGGCAGGCCATAAACCTGCAG tgaaAGTTGGTGGGATGAGGGTGGTTCAGCACAAGAACCCCACTGGAGAGAAGACTTCCGGTGATAGTCCAGAAGACACCACTGGATTGGCT CCTGCTCCAACAATTCCCAACTCACAAATTGTCAGTGGGGCTCACACAAGAGGACATTCCGAATTCAGTCCAGAAGCAGCTCAGGTGGCGCATTCGCCAAAACCCCCAAATCCGGTGTCGATTAAGCCCCAGATGAATATACA
- the LOC129794114 gene encoding protein NASP homolog, whose product MLIEEAILVDFGVFCEFSPNLWKIGGIMASSSREQSQEEIDRAKELFSSGTRSYYVKDYDLAVEDLSQVCTLYSDVYGTLGDELGAPYLLYAKALIALAQNEVKLIDIPEGEGSEESESESCDEEEGEKAKKEEKDDDGESSKVEPAEKAEASKSKKKEDDDDDDEEEEEGEQTTNPESTEEDITNLQLAWEILELAVNIFTNRGESGKSQLAECHAELAGISFENNNYEEAVRDFTKAKDILITLPDTNQRQLAELYYKMGLSHMMVNAFNDSIDALNSACECLDKVIAENKEKGAPEDEVTELIAELEDSKKDIYSKIEEIKASKMAVLDDIRKTCGSPTAPGKEAPETLPSKTPPTQQPTNISHLIKRKKPDSSPSGSSSSPNKMPKLD is encoded by the coding sequence ATGCTGATTGAGGAGGCGATTTTAGTGGATTTTGGggtattttgtgaattttctccaaatttgtggaaaatcggCGGGATAATGGCATCATCGAGTCGCGAGCAGTCCCAGGAAGAAATAGACCGGGCCAAGGAACTATTCAGCAGCGGCACCCGGAGTTACTACGTCAAGGACTATGATCTCGCCGTGGAAGACCTCAGCCAGGTGTGCACCCTCTATTCTGACGTCTACGGAACCCTGGGAGATGAACTTGGTGCTCCGTACTTGCTCTACGCGAAGGCGTTGATTGCACTGGCGCAGAATGAGGTGAAACTCATCGACATCCCCGAGGGAGAAGGCTCAGAAGAATCAGAATCCGAGTCCTGTGACGAAGAAGAAGGGGAAAAGGCaaagaaagaggaaaaagatGATGATGGTGAGTCCTCAAAGGTTGAACCAGCAGAAAAGGCCGAAGCGTCAAAGAGCAAAAAGAAGGAGGAtgatgatgacgatgatgaggaggaggaagagggTGAACAGACAACAAATCCCGAATCCACAGAGGAAGACATTACGAATCTTCAGCTAGCCTGGGAAATCTTGGAATTGGCtgtgaatattttcacaaatcgCGGAGAAAGTGGGAAATCCCAATTGGCTGAATGCCATGCCGAATTGGCGGGAATTTCCTTTGAGAATAACAACTACGAGGAGGCTGTGAGGGACTTCACAAAAGCCAAGGATATCCTCATTACACTCCCGGATACAAATCAGCGTCAGCTTGCGGAGCTCTACTACAAAATGGGCCTCTCGCACATGATGGTGAATGCCTTCAATGATTCCATTGATGCCCTCAACAGCGCCTGTGAGTGCTTGGATAAGGTTATTGCGGAGAATAAGGAAAAGGGGGCACCTGAGGATGAGGTAACAGAACTCATTGCAGAGCTGGAGGATAGCAAGAAGGATATTTACAGCAAAATTGAAGAGATTAAAGCCTCGAAGATGGCTGTTTTGGATGATATTCGCAAAACATGTGGATCACCCACAGCGCCAGGGAAGGAAGCCCCTGAGACACTGCCCAGTAAGACACCACCCACGCAGCAACCTACAAACATTTCTCATCTCATTAAGCGCAAGAAACCCGATTCATCCCCATCCGGAAGTAGTTCAAGCCCCAACAAAATGCCCAAATTAGACTGA
- the LOC129794185 gene encoding LOW QUALITY PROTEIN: E3 ubiquitin-protein ligase listerin (The sequence of the model RefSeq protein was modified relative to this genomic sequence to represent the inferred CDS: deleted 2 bases in 1 codon) produces MGGKTKQAQRTKNNVRPSSSGRSAEFLGSAMPPFVGFTAVENCGFVPVVPGFVTSEAISDEIDANVDANYQLILRKMAKKDPITKTKALQEFSELVAASDVDLVKTILPFWPRLYINLATDVEHKVREAAEQAHGTLVGKAGKFIAPYLRQLAPVWITSQFDGYAPAASLATASFQRAFPPHKLKEVFNFCQGEILDYVTKILTVHTATTLSNSKSHTPDECEAKYQRTVACCLQGYAMYLQTVSEENLSEVANKNTMLIENQKFWSFHKHKSPNIRSAWYEAVAAVVQKINGLLEKQTPQLVNAVFQNIDESDPIVLPHLWTAVLLVQVNIPTWSQHVNWEKMLMPKLWKILKVGSSVVYPQMLPFISKINAEIQGNEEKLLKFYTNFFDSLSEGLRSRYGSLSKSEMTAIVSCYFECLQYVVIQLLKEDPLKNFNRDLAEKLLDKHILGTISWCMTEGFKCGKCVFTKASAILTSWNQSKAANCEYEELEKKFWMRIFPVIESSVEGKELDSKTEAHVDLCHCLKYSITHRIPKGNKVKFMAEGDVASVHPDSPQVAPVYEEDLKDLVLKICSLYLKKTFELRNSVFIPKLHHFFSEFGTLQLYEKLTEHGDLSELLGSFETMLGDGKLRQEAVVDIILKLYGFFPEEKRKEILKSLIESPQRNVCNWIITRILSHPLCTEPGIGEILAQEKVQKHLVDQAAAAAKPTNCMENLAEVTSKLILCSAESLQKDEEKAEFIDKVVDSLLNANVGEYKRNQAFVKHLSLYLDALNQKLTTKNLGSGKEFQDVPHDSTLRNFLQVSLFKMSVIFKLCCNIKRQKSAMVDDEEAEEEEFTEDYCDLEANLLKNPSEEIHYQILDGIFALGCAETLLQHAKVLDEEIEEKIHQLAATVELFLKNIGETLRNTIKEKLFKYANEEGGVWANCLTVLQHCDPYQGENGSVLLYEDASTAGTDTEGIINYINIVQALTPKIPPKCLPVVPNLFENFSNLLICATANRCLIINNFSGTFNDMEDRRILGSSLKILTNAATKIKSKDIPSQALTPKIPPKCLPVVPNLFENFSNLLICATANRCLIINNFSGTFNDMEDRRILGSSLKILTNAATKIKSKDIPSLYNVDVSELECESVIFTAELANFLAQLLECFSSDFEDSHWDFVRIALSSWVLSASKSVGSYSDAKVAVFIASVYKLFMAMEKFVVLQKTKSSTEALTRIVEEWEDVFARDVHHVLLRAYVTIVQDTKGDNKWKNYLLDSVSPCVEVLDMKYITLGKKVDLIDFCLMSLSHENHAVRMAASTILYKFTPSLIAADIEVLSKRTDQEQQKGENTWHALWVHFRPYIEHQNDTIAEYVQEFTFKPSELSELPAFPRDTAIPYLLLWDLAVNICRRAPSELRSLYAQWIVECKFEHVILPTLFRLMPVEVLKNWDTSKVSRGEVLFSVLDRRQIANPQVSVGRLACHVYAQTLRYLPVLARKWWQDLAPRQKLLVDKVTTAYVSPMLCQEELRALTEERRQENMVISVHTSTREVIATYSIDDARLELTVTLPPNYPLGPVKVDGNKQIGGRLQSRVVVMQLTIFLTHQNGTINDGLSLWKRNLDKKFEGVEECYVCYSVIHQDTCQLPKLTCKTCRKKFHGPCLYKWFSTSNKSTCPICRNIF; encoded by the exons atggGTGGAAAAACCAAGCAAGCCCAGAGGACGAAGAATAACGTCAGG CCCTCAAGCAGTGGTCGCAGTGCGGAATTCCTGGGATCTGCCATGCCCCCATTTGTGGGATTCACGGCTGTGGAGAACTGTGGATTCGTCCCTGTAGTGCCGGGATTTGTCACGAGTGAGGCTATCAGTGATGAGATTGATGCCAACGTGGATGCCAACTATCAGTTGATTCTGCGAAAGATGGCCAAGAAGGATCCGATAACAAAGACAAAAGCCCTGCAGGAGTTCTCAGAGCTTGTGGCAGCATCCGATGTGGATCTTGTGAAGACAATCCTTCCATTCTGGCCACGTCTGTACATTAATCTCGCCACGGATGTGGAGCACAAAGTCAGGGAGGCTGCTGAACAGGCTCATGGGACACTTGTGGGCAAGGCGGGGAAGTTCATCGCCCCATACTTGCGGCAGTTGGCTCCTGTTTGGATAACAAGTCAATTTGATGGGTATGCACCAGCTGCCAGTCTCGCCACGGCATCCTTTCAGCGAGCCTTCCCTCCGCATAAACTCAAGGAAGTCTTCAACTTCTGCCAAGGCGAGATACTGGACTACGTTACCAAGATTCTTACCGTTCACACCGCAACTACTCTCAGCAAttcaaa ATCCCACACGCCTGATGAATGTGAGGCAAAGTACCAGAGGACTGTAGCTTGCTGCCTCCAGGGGTATGCGATGTACTTACAAACTGTCTCCGAGGAGAACCTCAGTGAGGTGGCCAATAAGAACACAATGCtgattgaaaatcaaaaattctggAGCTTCCACAAGCACAAATCTCCAAATATTCGTTCAGCGTGGTACGAGGCCGTTGCAGCAGTTGTCCAGAAGATCAATGGGCTACTGGAGAAGCAGACACCACAGCTGGTGAATGCAGTTTTCCAGAATATCGATGAAAGTGATCCCATTGTGTTGCCTCACTTGTGGACAGCCGTACTCCTGGTGCAGGTAAACATTCCCACGTGGAGTCAGCACGTCAATTGGGAGAAGATGCTCATGccgaaattgtggaaaatcctCAAGGTGGGCTCATCTGTGGTTTATCCCCAAATGCTGCCcttcatttcaaaaattaacgcAGAAATTCAAGGGAATGAAGAGAAACTCCTGAAATTCTATACAAACTTCTTTGATAGTCTCTCAGAGGGATTAAGAAGTCGCTACGGATCACTATCCAAGTCCGAAATGACTGCTATTGTCTCCTGCTACTTTGAATGCTTGCAGTATGTTGTTATTCAGCTACTGAAGGAGGATCCcttgaagaatttcaataGAGATCTTGCGGAAAAACTCCTGGATAAACATATTTTGGGCACGATCTCCTGGTGCATGACTGAGGGCTTTAAATGTGGGAAATGTGTCTTCACCAAAGCTTCTGCAATCCTCACGAGTTGGAATCAAAGTAAAGCAGCAAATTGTGAGTATGAGGAATTGGAGAAGAAATTCTGGATGCGAATATTCCCGGTGATTGAGAGTAGTGTTGAAGGGAAGGAATTGGATAGCAAGACGGAAGCTCATGTGGATTTGTGTCATTGTCTCAAATACTCCATAACACATCGTATTCCCAAAGGGAATAAAGTTAAATTCATGGCTGAAGGGGATGTAGCCTCCGTACATCCGGATAGTCCTCAAGTAGCGCCAGTTTATGAAGAAGATCTCAAGGATTTAGTCCTGAAGATTTGTTCGTTGTACCTGAAGAAGACTTTTGAACTGAGAAATTCTGTCTTTATTCCAAAACTCCATCATTTCTTCAGTGAATTTGGGACTTTGCAGCTCTATGAGAAGCTCACGGAACATGGGGACTTGTCGGAATTGCTTGGGAGCTTTGAGACAATGCTGGGTGATGGGAAATTGAGGCAGGAGGCAGTTGTTGATATAATTCTGAAGCTCTACGGATTTTTCCCCGAGGAGAAACGAAAGGAGATTCTCAAGAGCTTGATTGAGAGTCCTCAAAGGAATGTTTGCAATTGGATCATAACTCGTATTCTCAGTCATCCACTTTGCACTGAACCGGGTATAGGGGAAATTCTTGCGCAGGAGAAAGTTCAGAAGCATCTGGTGGATCAGGCAGCTGCCGCGGCT AAGCCCACGAATTGCATGGAAAATCTCGCAGAAGTAAcgtcaaaattaattctctgcTCAGCTGAGAGTCTCCAAAAGGACGAAGAGAAGGCGGAATTCATTGATAAGGTTGTGGACTCCCTACTGAATGCCAATGTAGGTGAATATAAAAGGAATCAAGCCTTTGTAAAGCACCTTTCCCTGTATTTGGATGCacttaatcaaaaattaaccACAAAGAATTTGGGATCAGGGAAAGAATTCCAGGATGTTCCACATGATTCCACATTGAGGAACTTCCTGCAAGTTTCTCTCTTCAAGATGAGTGTGATCTTCAAACTTTGTTGCAATATAAAACGACAGAAGAGTGCAATGGTGGACGATGAGGAGGCAGAAGAGGAGGAATTTACGGAAGATTACTGTGATTTAGAAGCAAATCTCCTGAAGAATCCCTCCGAGGAGATTCACTATCAAATTCTCGATGGAATTTTTGCCCTGGGATGTGCTGAGACCCTTTTGCAGCATGCAAAGGTTCTCGATGAAgagattgaggagaaaattcatcaactGGCAGCAACTGTTGAGCTCTTCCTGAAAAATATCGGTGAAACTTTGAGAAATacaattaaagagaaattatttaaatacgCCAATGAGGAGGGTGGTGTGTGGGCAAATTGTCTCACAGTACTGCAACACTGTGACCCATATCAGGGGGAGAATGGTTCAGTTCTACTGTATGAAGATGCCTCCACAGCTGGTACGGATACCGaaggaataataaattacataaatatcGTGCAAGCTCTAACACCAAAAATCCCACCCAAGTGTCTCCCAGTGGTGCCCAATCTCTTTGAGAATTTCAGCAATCTCCTCATTTGCGCCACAGCCAATCGTTGTCTCATCATCAACAATTTCAGTGGCACCTTCAATGACATGGAAGATCGCCGAATTCTTGGGAGTTCTCTGAAAATCCTCACCAATGCAGCAACAAAGATCAAATCAAAGGATATTCCATCACAAGCTCTAACACCAAAAATCCCACCCAAGTGTCTCCCAGTGGTGCCCAATCTCTTTGAGAATTTCAGCAATCTCCTCATTTGCGCCACAGCCAATCGTTGTCTCATCATCAACAATTTCAGTGGCACCTTCAATGACATGGAAGATCGCCGAATTCTTGGGAGTTCTCTGAAAATCCTCACCAATGCAGCAACAAAGATCAAATCAAAGGATATTCCATCACTGTACAATGTTGACGTGAGTGAGCTTGAGTGTGAAAGTGTAATCTTCACGGCGGAACTTGCAAACTTCCTCGCGCAGCTCCTTGAGTGCTTTTCAAGTGATTTCGAAGATTCTCACTGGGATTTTGTCCGGATCGCCCTCAGTTCGTGGGTGTTGAGTGCATCAAAGAGTGTTGGAAGCTACAGTGATGCAAAAGTAGCTGTCTTCATTGCTTCTGTCTACAAATTATTCATGGCAATGGAGAAATTTGTGGTTTTGCAGAAGACAAAGAGTTCAACGGAGGCACTCACGAGGATTGTTGAAGAATGGGAGGATGTTTTCGCCCGGGATGTTCATCATGTTCTCTTGCGGGCCTATGTGACCATCGTTCAGGATACAAAAG GCGACAACAAGTGGAAGAACTACCTGCTGGACAGCGTGAGTCCATGCGTGGAAGTTTTGGATATGAAGTACATCACTTTGGGGAAGAAGGTGGATCTCATTGATTTCTGCCTCATGTCGCTGTCGCATGAGAATCATGCCGTCCGAATGGCCGCATCGACGATTCTCTACAAATTCACACCGTCCCTCATTGCGGCGGACATTGAGGTGCTCAGCAAGCGTACGGATCAGGAGCAGCAGAAGGGTGAAAATACCTGGCATGCTCTCTGGGTGCACTTCCGGCCGTACATTGAGCACCAAAATGACACAATTGCGGAGTACGTGCAGGAATTTACATTCAAACCGAGTGAATTGAGTGAATTGCCGGCATTCCCGCGCGATACGGCCATCCCGTACCTCCTGCTGTGGGATCTTGCTGTGAACATCTGTCGACGTGCCCCATCGGAATTGCGTTCACTCTACGCCCAATGGATTGTTGAATGTAAATTTGAGCATGTCATCCTGCCCACACTCTTCCGCCTCATGCCGGTGGAAGTGCTCAAGAATTGGGACACATCGAAGGTTTCCCGTGGGGAGGTGTTGTTCAGTGTTCTGGACAGGAGGCAGATTGCGA ATCCTCAGGTCTCTGTGGGACGTCTAGCTTGCCATGTGTACGCCCAAACATTGCGCTACTTACCTGTGCTGGCACGCAAATGGTGGCAGGATTTAGCACCGAGGCAGAAGCTCCTTGTGGACAAAGTTACAACGGCCTACGTGTCGCCAATGCTGTGTCAGGAGGAGCTGCGAGCGCTCACGGAGGAACGACGGCAGGAGAATATGGTCATAAGCGTGCACACGAGTACACGTGAAGTTATTGCAACGTATTCCATCGATGATGCTCGTCTAGAGCTCACTGTTACCCTACCGCCAAACTACCCATTGGGTCCTGTGAAGGTGGACGGTAATAAGCAAATCGGTGGAAGGTTGCAATCACGTGTGGTTGTGATGCAACTCACAATCTTCCTCACGCATCAGAATGGCACAATAAATGACGGCCTGTCGCTGTGGAAGAGGAACTTGGACAAGAAGTTTGAGGGTGTTGAAGAGTGCTACGTGTGCTACAGCGTCATCCATCAGGATACGTGTCAATTGCCCAAACTAACATGCAAGACGTGTCGGAAAAAATTCCACGGACCCTGCCTCTACAAGTGGTTCAGCACAAGCAACAAATCCACCTGTCCCATCTGCAGGAATATCTTCTAA
- the LOC129794147 gene encoding chymotrypsin-2-like — MFLQKVVGFVAVVALVGASVVPFDVDQRIVGGETAEEGSAPYQVSLQNRFGHSCGGSIIDERWVITAAHCIKGVQTSALTVVAGTNDLTKEGVKYYPEQFFIHSRYDKPSFANDVGLIKLTERVKFTDKIKKIEYDYRIVPDGAVVRLTGWGRLSAGGPIPNLLQTINLHYVNHNDCQSYFGAVNSVDIGHLCTFEGKGQGACNGDSGSPLVYDNRLVALTNWGVPCATGLPDAHCRISYYHDWIRTTINSNK, encoded by the coding sequence atgtttcttcaGAAAGTTGTTGGTTTTGTGGCTGTTGTCGCCCTTGTTGGAGCCTCAGTTGTCCCCTTTGACGTTGATCAGAGGATTGTGGGTGGAGAGACAGCTGAGGAAGGATCTGCACCGTATCAGGTTTCACTTCAGAACCGCTTTGGACACAGCTGCGGTGGTTCAATCATTGACGAAAGATGGGTCATTACTGCTGCTCACTGCATCAAGGGTGTCCAAACAAGTGCCTTGACTGTTGTAGCTGGAACAAATGATCTCACCAAGGAAGGAGTCAAATACTACCCTGAACAGTTCTTTATTCACAGCCGATACGATAAGCCAAGTTTTGCCAATGACGTAGGCCTTATTAAGCTCACAGAACGCGTTAAGTTTACTGATAAAATCAAGAAGATTGAGTATGACTACCGCATTGTTCCCGATGGAGCTGTTGTACGCCTCACTGGATGGGGACGTTTGTCAGCCGGTGGACCAATTCCCAATCTCCTCCAAACTATCAATCTACACTATGTGAATCACAATGATTGCCAATCCTACTTTGGTGCTGTTAATTCCGTTGACATTGGACACCTTTGCACGTTTGAGGGTAAAGGTCAGGGAGCCTGCAATGGAGACAGTGGCAGCCCACTTGTCTATGACAATCGCCTTGTTGCCTTGACTAATTGGGGTGTTCCCTGTGCCACTGGACTCCCTGATGCTCACTGCAGGATCTCATACTACCACGATTGGATCCGTACGACAATCAACAGCAACAAATAA
- the LOC129794142 gene encoding uncharacterized protein LOC129794142 — translation MHPKSSSVQNEVAGGIQKRTVRKRSLVQPIYEPMNIELCQVTKTITMKTLPPRLPPTPACNHFTGIGLLALRANLTPDERLGALAAPKKRPPALPIPPNTPVTTIVTRNIPPSSVRINSLAKPIPRRIRQTWEMHEDVLSSGQKRNFQLLLQPEAFTTVAQAEYLIREHRAYQEYLAMKEAQEKRRVRLSQKRETKRVTGMILDDLIEEIYLIESISQRVEDKLQKEYRNFGLTVITNDSLRWDLTYSIAKDLIGFFT, via the coding sequence ATGCATCCAAAATCATCGAGTGTACAAAATGAAGTGGCAGGCGGGATTCAAAAGCGTACCGTACGAAAAAGGAGTCTGGTTCAACCAATTTATGAACCAATGAACATTGAACTGTGCCAGGTGACAAAGACAATCACCATGAAGACACTCCCTCCACGTCTACCACCTACACCAGCTTGCAATCATTTCACGGGCATCGGTCTTCTGGCTCTTCGTGCAAATCTCACACCAGATGAACGCCTTGGTGCCCTTGCTGCACCAAAGAAACGCCCACCAGCACTCCCCATCCCCCCAAATACTCCCGTAACAACTATCGTAACACGCAATATCCCTCCAAGTTCGGTACGCATCAACAGCCTGGCAAAACCAATACCACGAAGAATCCGTCAAACATGGGAAATGCACGAGGATGTTCTGTCGTCTGGGcaaaagaggaattttcaaCTTCTCCTCCAACCAGAAGCCTTCACAACAGTTGCCCAAGCGGAATACCTAATTCGTGAGCATCGTGCATACCAGGAGTATTTAGCAAtgaaagaagctcaagagaaGCGAAGAGTTCGCCTATCGCAAAAACGTGAAACAAAGAGGGTCACAGGGATGATTTTGGACGATCTCATTGAAGAGATTTATCTCATTGAGTCAATTTCGCAGAGGGTTGAAGATAAATTGCAGAAAGAATATCGAAATTTTGGTTTAACTGTAATTACAAATGATTCTTTACGATGGGATCTGACTTATAGCATTGCCAAAGAtcttattggattttttacttaa